TTATTGCCAATCGTGCCGATAGCTCTCGTAAAGGGGCAGTTCGAATTGCAAAATCTGTCGTCTCTCATGTTTCAAAATTTGTAGTTACCTGTTGGTAACCAGAATAGACTATTGATAGTTTCAAAAATAAACTATTGGTAGTTCCTTTGCCAAAGAAATTTATAAATAAGCTGAAAATGAGTAAACTAAAAAACAAAGTAGCCGTTATTACAGGCGGTAATAGTGGCATTGGGTTTGGCATTGCCCAGGAATTCAAGAATGAAGGTGCTGTCGGAACGATTGTAGGCAGATCTCAGCAAACTTTGGATGGTTCGGTGGCTAAGCTTGGAGACAATTTTATGGCCATCAACGCAGATGTAACCAATCTTGCCGACCTGGAAAGAGTCTTTAAAGAAACATCTGAAAAGTTTGGAAAAATAGACGTAATCGTAGCCAACGCAGGCGGCGCCGTTACAGGGGCAACATTTGGTACGGTGGCAGATATTGGCGAGGCCGACTATGACAGGACAATGGATTTAAATCTGAAAAGCGTCTACTTCACCGTTCATAAAGCATTGCCCTACATGAATGATGGTGGTTCCATTATTCTGATCGGTTCAAACGCAGCGCATCGGGCATATGCGTCTTTTACGCTTTACGGCGCTGCAAAAGCCGCTGTGATCCATTTTGCAAAAGGATTTTCAAACGACCTTTTACATAGAAAAATCAGAGTAAATGTCATATCACCCGGTACAACCGATACACCAGTATTTGACAGGTTTGTTCCCCTCGAAGCGCTTGAAACTGTAAAAAAATACTGGGCTGATCTCATGCCTATTGGCAGAATCGGGCAGCCATCTGACATTGGCAAAACAGCGGTTTTTTTGGCTTCTGATGATTCTTCCTTTATGCTTGGTGCTGAACTTCTCGTGGATGGGGGGTTGAGTTATTTGTCCAAATAATTGGTCCCGGCAGGGGAAAATCATCGTCGATGTGACCAGTGCCTATGGCGCGGCCCCTGAAAAACTGCCAGTGAAGGGCTTCAACCATTTGGGCGCTGCCATTCTTGATCAGGATCCGGCCGTGCATGGCGGCAGAAGGGTCGTGTTTCTGGCGAGTGACGATGATAGCGCGGCAGCAGAGATTGGTGTGCTGGCGGAAAATCTCGGTTTTGCACCCATCAGACTGGGCGGACTTTCCGAAGGCGGGCTGCTGGTGCAGGCGCGTGGAAAAAGCTGGGGTCAATTGATCTTTAAGGACCTGATCAAGTTTGATGGATGAATCGTATCGCCGATTTCAATGCGATTTTGGCCATTGACAAATGCAAACCAGCGTTTAATTGAATGGGGCCAGGCCGGTGGTACACTGACTTTGCCCGCTCAAACAGCAATTAATAATTCTTTCCTGTTGAGCATGCCTCGGCATTACGGGTTGACGGTGAGCTGACCGAGAGCATATTAATATAATTGTTTCAAAAGTGTACATCCTTTCCAGTCCCTGCTTGTTGCCAACCAAGCGGGGACTTTTTGTTGTTTGAAATAACTTTGGGCCCACTATCATTTTGATAATTGATCCTATCAAAATGATAGTGGCGGATCCGGTCAAAACTTGCATTTGCTCTGCTAAACATATAATATTGAATGCGTTAAAGTCCTGTAAAAAAGTGGCATGCCTTTGTAGCGCATAATCGCAGAGTCCAATTAACCATTCAAAAGTCATGTTCATTTTAACAATAGGCGTCTTGATGCTGCTGACCGGTTTTTTTACCGCCAAAGCTTCCTATCCGATCTCCCGCTATTCGTTTATGCTCAAAATTGCCGGTCTGGCCATAACCGTTCTGGGGCTTGTCACAGCAAGCATCCGGCAGATTGATGCAGGTACGATTGGGGTGCAATCTGTATTCGGTAAGGTCAGTGCAGACATTCTTGAAAATGGGCTGAGCGTTGTAAACCCACTGGCCGAAGTGGCAGTGTTCGATACCAAAACTCAAAACTATACAATGTCGGCTGTCACCAGCGAAGGTGAGCAGAAAGGCGATGATGCGATACGGGTCCTTTCTGCCGATGGGCTGGAAGTGGTCATCGACCTGACGGTTCTTTACAGGATTATGCCTGAGAAAGCGCCTGCTATTTTCAAGGGGATTGGTCTGGACTATAAAGACAAAATCGTGCGCCCGGTCACCCGCACCCGCATCCGCGACAATGCCGTTTATTATGATGCTGTTGCCCTTTATTCCAAAAGACGCGACGAATTCCAAAACAGAATATACCAGACCATTGATAAGGACTTCAAAAGCAGGGGGCTTATCCTGGAGCAACTGCTGATCCGCAATATCAATCTTCCTGAATCGGTCAAAAAAACCATTGAATCCAAAATAAACGCCGAGCAGGAAGCACAAAAAATGGAATTTGTCCTCCAAAAAGAAAGGCAGGAAGCCGAGAGGAAGCGTGTAGAGGCCAAAGGTATCGCCGACTACCAAACCATTATCGCCCTCAGCTTAACGGACCGGCAATTGCAATACGAGAGTATCAAAGCGCAAAAGGAACTGGCCGCTTCGCCTAATGCCAAGGTGATCGTCATGGGAGCAAAAGGCAGTGTGCCTTTGATCGTTAGTGATAAATAGCGTAAACCTATCAATGTTAAAGGAAAACGCTTGAAAGTGTAGGCCGCATGTTGACTGGTGTATCTGAATTGGACTACTTCCCTTATCAGCAATGGATTATACCAGAAAGCGGATAAATTCGCATTCTAATCTGAAAAAGGGAGCTGCATTCGGGTGAACCAACACCATTTCAACAACTTTGGGATTTTTAGGCAGATTGTCCATTTTGTCAGAAATTTAGAATTGAAAGCTCACTGTAAGGTGTCTCCAAAAAATACACTACCATACGAACTGCAATGTTCAATCGCACCGGCCACTCGGCTGAAACTCAACAAGACACCGGAACCATACTCCTAGATGAACTTTCGTTCATTGCCTGATTGGTCTTGCTAGAGCGAAGCCTTTGCAGAGTTATTAAAACGAAACATCATTCCGTTATTGGGATACTCCCAGGTTGAAAATACGGAGGTGGCCGTTGCACAACTCAGTGAAAAGTAGCCGAAGTCCTTTCCATAACCGCTTGGATTTTTGCATCTTCAGGAATGTAAGGAAAAAAAATACTCTGAAACGCTTTTCATGAATTTCCAGCTATGCGAGCGGATCCCGGAGGATAATTTTTACAGGAAGCTCAGAGAAACTCTGGATTTACAATCCATTTACAGCGATACCGAGATCTGTATGGTCGCACCGGAAACCCGTCTATTGCATTTTGATATAAAAGGAACTTACAGCTGCTATCACCTCAATTGCTTGGTGGAGACTATCTAAAAAAACTTTTTCTTCCAGTCTTATGTAAAGCTTTTCATAAGACTGGTTGTATCATTTAAATAAGCCCAACAATATTGTTTATGAGCGGATTTTCATCATTTTTTCGCCAGTACAGATAGAGCGGAATCTGAAATGGAATTTCAATGAACCGCACGCCTACTGCGGCGGAATCGGCAACACTGATCGAAACAATAGAAATCCCCAAACCGCGAGCCACAAGCCCCAGTACGGTCGAAACGAAATCCGATTGATAATATACATCCGGCTTGATTTGATAGTGGCTTAGCACTTTGCCAATTAGGTTCGGGTAACTGTAGCCTGGCTCTAACGAGGGTAATATAAACCTTTCATTTTGGAGGGATTCTGAGCTTATACCATCTATTGTCTTGATCGGATGTTCCTGCGGAACGGCAAAAGCAAAGTTTTCAGTCTGCACCAGCTTGGATTCAAGAAATTCAGTCGGATGCTCATATCTGCTAAATGCCATGTCTAGTTTGAAGCTGGTCAAGAATTCAACTTCCTGATTATATTTCAGCTGGATGATCTCAACCTTGACCATTGGGTAATGGTCTGATATTTTGCTCAGAATATCAGGCAGCAACTTATAGCCAATCGATCCGGGATGGGTTATGGCAATCGTACCAACAATGCC
The genomic region above belongs to Dyadobacter pollutisoli and contains:
- a CDS encoding SDR family NAD(P)-dependent oxidoreductase, whose product is MSKLKNKVAVITGGNSGIGFGIAQEFKNEGAVGTIVGRSQQTLDGSVAKLGDNFMAINADVTNLADLERVFKETSEKFGKIDVIVANAGGAVTGATFGTVADIGEADYDRTMDLNLKSVYFTVHKALPYMNDGGSIILIGSNAAHRAYASFTLYGAAKAAVIHFAKGFSNDLLHRKIRVNVISPGTTDTPVFDRFVPLEALETVKKYWADLMPIGRIGQPSDIGKTAVFLASDDSSFMLGAELLVDGGLSYLSK
- a CDS encoding prohibitin family protein codes for the protein MFILTIGVLMLLTGFFTAKASYPISRYSFMLKIAGLAITVLGLVTASIRQIDAGTIGVQSVFGKVSADILENGLSVVNPLAEVAVFDTKTQNYTMSAVTSEGEQKGDDAIRVLSADGLEVVIDLTVLYRIMPEKAPAIFKGIGLDYKDKIVRPVTRTRIRDNAVYYDAVALYSKRRDEFQNRIYQTIDKDFKSRGLILEQLLIRNINLPESVKKTIESKINAEQEAQKMEFVLQKERQEAERKRVEAKGIADYQTIIALSLTDRQLQYESIKAQKELAASPNAKVIVMGAKGSVPLIVSDK
- a CDS encoding LysR family transcriptional regulator, which translates into the protein MTIQQIAYFIALAKQLHYWNTSYQLNITQSTLTRQIQALESELQIALFKRTKRRVELTEAGKFLFDQWEPLLNQIHATTAYARKIQSGIVGTIAITHPGSIGYKLLPDILSKISDHYPMVKVEIIQLKYNQEVEFLTSFKLDMAFSRYEHPTEFLESKLVQTENFAFAVPQEHPIKTIDGISSESLQNERFILPSLEPGYSYPNLIGKVLSHYQIKPDVYYQSDFVSTVLGLVARGLGISIVSISVADSAAVGVRFIEIPFQIPLYLYWRKNDENPLINNIVGLI